A window from Cryobacterium sp. PAMC25264 encodes these proteins:
- a CDS encoding MFS transporter, translating to MSFTAPISLPSTGMPRPDQKAPTGAFPWIGLIALSAAVFLSVTSEMLPTGLLPEMSTSLGVSQSDVGLLVSWFAFTVVLTSTPLALLTRRMPRHGLIVLVLIVFALSNVLTAIAPDYTFVVISRVIGGLAHGLFWGVVGAYSAHLVPKDQIARAVSITIAGGTLAFVFGVPLGTFLGHLLGWRLSFIVLAGLMLVGAVVIWRFLPKVEHYTGKRTESVTTETGTITVAKLPRDPTIGPVALVCVITALTMIGHYTFYTYIAPFLSDTLGVGSDAVAPLLFAYGIAGAIGLFISGVVFSKRPQLGLVLGMSVTVVSVTVLALFTQTLPVAIGAFLVWGLAFGTFPPLLQTRLLHTASVRIRDTASAVYTTAFNVGIGLGAFVGAFLLDQVGLGSVPFVYVGIIVLALALVLASDVVIRRRAL from the coding sequence ATGTCATTTACTGCGCCCATCTCGCTGCCGTCCACCGGTATGCCCCGCCCCGACCAGAAGGCACCTACCGGAGCCTTCCCCTGGATCGGCCTGATCGCCCTCTCCGCCGCCGTCTTTCTCTCGGTCACCTCCGAGATGCTGCCCACCGGTCTGCTGCCCGAAATGAGCACCTCGCTCGGGGTCAGCCAGTCCGACGTGGGCCTGCTCGTGTCCTGGTTCGCGTTCACCGTCGTGCTCACCAGCACACCGCTGGCGCTGCTGACCCGACGGATGCCCCGACACGGCCTGATCGTTCTCGTGCTCATCGTGTTCGCGTTGAGCAACGTGCTCACCGCCATCGCGCCCGACTACACCTTCGTGGTCATCTCCCGGGTGATCGGCGGACTGGCGCACGGCCTGTTCTGGGGCGTCGTGGGCGCCTATTCCGCGCACCTGGTGCCCAAGGACCAGATCGCCAGGGCCGTGTCGATCACCATCGCCGGTGGCACCCTCGCGTTCGTGTTCGGTGTGCCGCTGGGAACCTTCCTCGGCCACCTGCTCGGCTGGCGGCTCTCGTTCATTGTGCTCGCCGGCCTGATGCTCGTGGGCGCCGTGGTGATCTGGCGGTTCCTGCCCAAGGTCGAGCACTACACGGGCAAGCGCACCGAGTCCGTCACGACGGAGACCGGCACCATCACGGTGGCCAAGCTGCCCCGCGACCCCACCATCGGCCCGGTCGCGCTGGTCTGCGTGATCACCGCGCTCACGATGATCGGGCACTACACCTTCTATACCTACATCGCGCCGTTCCTCAGCGACACCCTCGGGGTGGGCAGCGACGCCGTGGCGCCGCTCCTGTTCGCGTACGGCATCGCCGGGGCGATCGGCCTGTTCATCAGCGGCGTCGTGTTCAGCAAGCGCCCGCAGCTGGGCCTGGTGCTCGGGATGTCGGTGACGGTCGTCAGCGTCACCGTGCTGGCGCTGTTCACCCAGACGCTGCCCGTGGCGATCGGCGCCTTCCTGGTCTGGGGACTGGCGTTCGGCACCTTCCCGCCGCTGCTGCAGACCCGGTTGCTGCACACCGCGTCGGTGCGCATCCGCGACACCGCCAGCGCCGTCTACACCACCGCGTTCAACGTCGGCATCGGCCTGGGCGCCTTCGTGGGCGCCTTCCTGCTCGACCAGGTGGGCCTGGGTTCCGTGCCGTTCGTCTACGTGGGCATCATCGTGCTCGCCCTGGCACTCGTGCTGGCCAGCGACGTCGTCATCCGCCGCCGCGCGCTCTGA
- a CDS encoding riboflavin kinase encodes MTEGTLLALETRPTTITGTVIHGNAWGRVIGFPTANIEVAGLSAHTGIWAAIVHGEGLPAAGVLAAVSVGTRPTYYGDAGHPLLEAHLLDFAGDLYGQELSVELRLFLRAEVAFVDTPALVDQLAIDVENTRHWYAAGARAAA; translated from the coding sequence ATGACCGAAGGAACCCTGCTGGCGCTCGAGACTCGGCCGACGACCATCACCGGAACCGTCATCCACGGCAACGCCTGGGGCCGGGTGATCGGCTTCCCCACGGCGAACATCGAGGTGGCCGGCCTCTCGGCGCACACCGGAATCTGGGCCGCCATCGTGCACGGCGAGGGGCTGCCGGCCGCCGGCGTGCTCGCGGCCGTGTCGGTGGGAACCCGACCCACGTACTACGGCGATGCCGGGCACCCGCTGCTCGAAGCGCACCTGCTCGACTTCGCCGGCGACCTGTACGGCCAGGAACTGTCCGTGGAGCTGCGGCTGTTCCTGCGCGCGGAGGTGGCCTTCGTCGACACACCCGCCCTCGTCGACCAGCTCGCCATCGACGTTGAGAACACCCGCCACTGGTACGCCGCCGGGGCCCGCGCCGCCGCCTGA
- the purU gene encoding formyltetrahydrofolate deformylase: protein MNPSLPPAHHHHLVVTLVCPDQPGIVHDVSGAIVGARGNITESQQFSSADTGRFFIRLQVESPADRAEMQAALAPVVEKYGMASVIDVVGRPLRTLVLASTAGHCVNDLLFRQRGGQLTVEVPLVLSNHGTLRDLVGFYGVPFESLPITDAASKAAFEARVVEAVEEFDIELVVLARYMQILSPELCAYLEGRAINIHHSFLPGFKGANPYKQAHARGVKLIGATAHFVTSELDEGPIIEQNVVRVDHSRTPAELVAIGQDEESRTLTQAVKWFAENRVLLDGVRTIIFK from the coding sequence ATGAACCCCAGCCTGCCGCCCGCGCACCATCACCACCTGGTCGTCACCCTCGTCTGCCCCGACCAGCCGGGCATCGTGCACGACGTCAGCGGCGCCATCGTGGGCGCCCGCGGCAACATCACCGAGAGCCAGCAGTTCTCCAGCGCCGACACCGGCCGGTTCTTCATCCGCCTACAGGTGGAATCCCCCGCCGACCGCGCCGAGATGCAGGCCGCCCTCGCGCCCGTCGTGGAGAAGTACGGCATGGCGTCGGTGATCGACGTCGTCGGCCGGCCGCTGCGCACCCTGGTGCTCGCGTCCACCGCCGGTCACTGCGTCAACGACCTGCTCTTCCGCCAGCGCGGGGGCCAGCTGACCGTGGAGGTGCCCCTGGTGCTGAGCAACCACGGCACCCTGCGCGACCTGGTTGGCTTCTACGGCGTGCCGTTCGAGTCGCTGCCCATCACGGATGCCGCCAGCAAGGCCGCCTTCGAGGCCCGCGTCGTGGAAGCCGTCGAGGAGTTCGACATCGAACTGGTGGTGCTGGCCCGCTACATGCAGATCCTCTCCCCCGAACTCTGCGCGTACCTCGAGGGCCGGGCCATCAACATCCACCACTCGTTTCTACCCGGCTTCAAGGGCGCCAACCCCTACAAGCAGGCGCACGCCCGCGGGGTGAAGCTCATCGGCGCCACGGCGCACTTCGTCACCAGCGAACTCGACGAGGGCCCGATCATCGAGCAGAACGTCGTGCGGGTGGACCACTCCCGCACGCCCGCCGAGCTCGTCGCGATCGGTCAGGACGAGGAGAGCCGCACGCTCACCCAGGCCGTGAAGTGGTTCGCCGAGAACCGCGTGCTGCTCGACGGAGTGCGCACCATCATCTTCAAGTAG
- a CDS encoding YrdB family protein, with the protein MAGERHPPHPAVGVNDVLRFVLELFAFVSLALWGFLAWPLPWPGILFGILAPAFAILVWALFRSPKAVFRLDPFGKAIVEIFVFGAAALAWWDLGQPIVAAVFAVVATISGVLSGRQELGA; encoded by the coding sequence TTGGCGGGTGAACGACACCCGCCCCACCCCGCCGTCGGCGTCAACGACGTCCTGCGTTTTGTGCTCGAACTCTTCGCCTTCGTGAGCCTGGCGCTCTGGGGGTTCCTGGCCTGGCCGCTGCCGTGGCCGGGCATTCTGTTCGGCATTCTCGCGCCGGCGTTCGCGATCCTGGTCTGGGCGCTGTTCCGGTCGCCGAAGGCCGTGTTCCGGCTCGACCCGTTCGGTAAAGCGATCGTGGAGATCTTCGTGTTCGGCGCCGCCGCCCTCGCCTGGTGGGACCTCGGCCAGCCGATCGTGGCCGCTGTCTTCGCCGTGGTCGCGACGATCAGCGGCGTGCTCTCCGGGCGCCAGGAACTCGGCGCCTGA
- a CDS encoding MFS transporter, with protein MRRLRFPFGSRTSRTANEPRLGRDVYVLGVIAFFVMVGFGVVVPVLPVYVKSFGVGNLEIGAVVSAFALMRFVASPVCGKLIDWAGERTILAVGIGIVAVSSGLVGIAGSYPQLLLLRGVGGIGSAMFTVAAMTLLLRTTAPGIRGRAVGFYQGGFLIGGMAGPAIGGLLATISLTAPFFFYAGTLAVAGVIGLVLLQPATRVAAGGTGAAAPLLPLRTVLRDPRFRAACLANFSQGWSSFGVRGALVPVLVVEVLKGPSAWTGIAFAIAAVAQTLALAPASRFVDTVGRKPAIIGAFLVAAVTITAIPFAPNIVLLTVLLCVYGVAAAFMGTAPAASVGDAAGSAGGRPVAIFSMFSDFGAIVGPLVAGLLADTVSYPAAFLLGGLLFAATSLYALRMPGGLPAQPAPEPPVTDPADR; from the coding sequence ATGCGACGACTCCGTTTTCCGTTCGGCTCCAGAACCAGCCGAACGGCGAACGAACCCCGGCTGGGCCGGGACGTCTACGTGCTCGGTGTCATCGCATTCTTCGTCATGGTGGGCTTCGGCGTGGTGGTTCCGGTGCTACCGGTCTACGTCAAGAGCTTCGGGGTGGGCAACCTGGAGATCGGCGCGGTGGTGTCGGCGTTCGCGCTGATGCGCTTCGTGGCCAGCCCGGTGTGCGGCAAGCTCATCGACTGGGCCGGCGAACGCACCATCCTCGCCGTGGGCATCGGTATCGTCGCCGTGTCCAGCGGCCTGGTCGGTATCGCGGGCAGCTACCCACAGCTGCTTCTGCTGCGTGGAGTCGGCGGGATCGGCTCAGCGATGTTCACCGTCGCGGCGATGACCCTGCTGCTGCGCACCACTGCCCCGGGCATCCGCGGCCGGGCGGTGGGCTTCTACCAGGGCGGCTTCCTCATCGGCGGCATGGCCGGGCCCGCCATCGGCGGTCTTCTCGCCACCATCTCGCTGACCGCACCCTTCTTCTTCTACGCCGGCACCCTCGCCGTCGCCGGGGTGATCGGCCTGGTGCTGCTGCAGCCGGCCACCCGCGTCGCGGCCGGCGGCACCGGTGCGGCCGCGCCCTTGCTGCCGCTCCGCACGGTGCTGCGCGACCCCCGCTTCCGCGCCGCCTGCCTGGCCAACTTCTCCCAGGGCTGGTCGTCGTTCGGCGTGCGCGGCGCGCTCGTGCCGGTTCTCGTCGTCGAGGTGCTCAAGGGCCCCAGCGCCTGGACCGGCATCGCCTTCGCGATCGCTGCGGTCGCGCAGACCCTGGCGCTGGCGCCGGCGTCCCGGTTCGTCGACACCGTCGGCCGCAAACCGGCCATCATCGGGGCGTTCCTCGTGGCAGCCGTGACGATCACGGCCATCCCGTTCGCACCGAACATCGTGCTGCTCACCGTGCTGCTCTGCGTCTACGGGGTCGCCGCGGCGTTCATGGGCACCGCGCCGGCCGCATCCGTCGGCGACGCCGCCGGCAGCGCGGGCGGGCGCCCGGTGGCGATTTTCTCGATGTTCTCCGACTTCGGTGCCATCGTCGGCCCGCTCGTGGCCGGCCTGCTCGCCGACACCGTGTCGTATCCGGCCGCCTTCCTGCTCGGCGGGCTGCTGTTCGCCGCCACCTCGCTCTACGCGCTGCGGATGCCCGGCGGCCTGCCTGCGCAGCCCGCCCCGGAGCCCCCGGTCACCGACCCGGCCGACCGCTGA
- a CDS encoding heavy metal translocating P-type ATPase: MSTLAGAFRRYPVVAATILVGLLGLPLWALGLPVAVQWLYSGLGLVVVGIQGVGMVKRMRQGQFGVDLLAIMAIIATILVGEYVATLVIVLMLSGGAALEGYAAGRAQRELNALLERAPQIAHLLRDGSSDVEDVPATSVRVGDVLLVRPAEIVPVDAELVSASAAFDESSLTGESMPVERRTGDRVLSGSINGQAAATVRATALAADSQYQQIVALVAEAASSKAPVVRLADRYAVPFTIVALAIAGAAWFVSGEPVRFAEVLVVATPCPLLLAAPVAFMGGMSRAARNGIIVKGGGVLENLARARTVVFDKTGTLTYGAPTIARVIPAPGFTEDEILTLAASAEQYSSHVLAASVLAAADSRGLALVSTETAQEIPANGVTARFGDRQVVVGKLSFVAEHADDSYAADLVGGELAIYLAVDGRFAGCVVASDQVRDNARATVQALDRLGVHESVMLTGDARPTANHIARQVGITRVRADCLPVDKVEAVRAMRERPVIMVGDGVNDAPVLAVADVGIAMGAKGSTAASESADAVILLDDLSRAARAVGIGRDTVRIALQSIWLGMALSLGLMVVAAFGLIPATVGALLQELVDLATILNALRAIGGRRDMRARGKAAMVPAAAQPVPTR; this comes from the coding sequence ATGTCCACGCTCGCTGGAGCATTCCGCCGGTACCCGGTTGTGGCGGCAACCATCCTTGTCGGCCTGCTCGGGCTTCCGCTGTGGGCCCTCGGCCTGCCCGTGGCCGTGCAATGGCTGTACTCCGGTCTCGGACTTGTCGTGGTCGGCATCCAGGGTGTCGGCATGGTCAAGCGGATGCGTCAGGGCCAATTCGGTGTGGACCTCCTGGCGATCATGGCCATCATCGCCACCATCCTGGTGGGCGAGTACGTAGCCACCCTGGTGATCGTCCTGATGCTCTCCGGCGGCGCTGCCCTCGAGGGCTACGCGGCGGGCCGGGCCCAGCGGGAGCTGAACGCCCTGCTCGAACGGGCTCCGCAGATCGCGCACCTGCTGCGCGACGGCTCCTCCGACGTGGAGGACGTACCCGCAACGTCGGTGCGGGTCGGCGACGTGCTGTTGGTGCGGCCCGCGGAGATCGTCCCCGTCGACGCCGAACTGGTCTCGGCATCCGCCGCGTTCGACGAGTCCTCGCTCACCGGGGAGAGCATGCCGGTTGAGCGCCGCACCGGCGACCGGGTGCTCAGCGGCTCGATCAACGGCCAGGCCGCCGCCACAGTTCGGGCCACGGCGCTCGCCGCGGACAGCCAGTACCAGCAGATCGTGGCCCTGGTGGCTGAGGCGGCCTCGAGCAAGGCGCCGGTGGTGCGCCTCGCCGACCGTTACGCCGTACCGTTCACCATTGTGGCCCTGGCCATTGCCGGGGCAGCCTGGTTCGTTTCTGGCGAACCGGTGCGATTCGCCGAGGTGCTCGTGGTCGCCACACCCTGCCCGCTGTTGCTCGCCGCGCCGGTCGCGTTCATGGGCGGGATGAGCCGGGCAGCCCGCAACGGCATCATCGTCAAGGGCGGGGGAGTGCTCGAGAATCTCGCCCGCGCTCGAACCGTGGTGTTCGACAAGACGGGCACCCTCACCTACGGTGCGCCCACGATCGCCAGGGTCATCCCCGCTCCGGGATTCACCGAGGACGAGATCCTCACCCTCGCGGCGTCGGCCGAGCAATATTCCTCGCACGTGCTCGCCGCATCCGTTCTTGCGGCCGCAGACTCGCGCGGCCTGGCCCTGGTCTCCACCGAGACCGCGCAGGAGATACCCGCCAACGGCGTGACCGCCCGGTTCGGTGACCGCCAGGTTGTGGTGGGCAAGCTGTCCTTCGTGGCCGAGCACGCCGACGACAGCTACGCGGCCGACCTCGTGGGCGGGGAACTCGCCATCTATCTCGCCGTCGACGGCCGGTTCGCCGGCTGCGTCGTGGCCAGCGACCAGGTGCGCGACAACGCGCGCGCCACCGTTCAGGCCCTCGACCGGCTCGGCGTGCACGAGTCGGTCATGCTCACCGGCGACGCCCGCCCCACCGCCAACCACATCGCCCGGCAGGTGGGCATCACCCGGGTGCGCGCCGACTGCCTGCCCGTGGACAAGGTCGAGGCCGTGCGTGCCATGCGGGAGCGCCCGGTGATCATGGTGGGCGACGGCGTCAACGACGCCCCGGTGCTGGCCGTGGCCGACGTGGGCATCGCGATGGGTGCCAAGGGGTCCACCGCGGCGAGTGAATCAGCGGATGCGGTGATCCTGCTCGACGACCTGTCCCGCGCCGCGCGGGCGGTCGGTATCGGCCGGGACACCGTGCGCATCGCCCTGCAGAGCATCTGGCTGGGCATGGCGCTGAGCCTCGGGCTCATGGTGGTCGCCGCATTCGGACTGATACCCGCCACAGTCGGGGCGCTGCTGCAGGAGCTCGTCGACCTCGCCACGATCCTCAACGCCCTGCGAGCCATCGGCGGGCGCCGGGACATGCGCGCCCGCGGGAAGGCCGCCATGGTGCCCGCGGCAGCCCAGCCGGTGCCCACCCGCTAA
- a CDS encoding NADP-dependent isocitrate dehydrogenase: MSKIKVAGTVVELDGDEMTRIIWQAIKDSLIHPYLDIDLEYYDLSIQKRDETDDQITIDAAHAIQKHGVGVKCATITPDEARVEEFGLKKMWASPNGTIRNILGGTIFREPIIISNIPRLVPGWNKPIIIGRHAFGDQYRATNFRFEGEGTLTMTFTPKDGGDPQQFEVFQAPGSGVAMGMYNLDKSIIDFARASLNYGLERNYPVYLSTKNTILKAYDGRFKDIFQEIFDTEFKDRFEAAGLTYEHRLIDDMVASAMKWEGGYVWACKNYDGDVQSDTVAQGFGSLGLMTSVLSTPDGSVVEAEAAHGTVTRHYRQHQQGKPTSTNPIASIYAWTRGLSHRAKLDENPALAEFAHTLEDVVVKTVESGKMTKDLALLVGPDQGYLTTEEFLAAISDNLQTRLA, from the coding sequence TTGTCGAAGATCAAGGTTGCAGGTACAGTCGTCGAACTCGACGGGGACGAGATGACCCGCATCATCTGGCAGGCCATCAAGGACTCCCTCATCCACCCGTACCTCGACATCGACCTCGAGTACTACGACCTGTCGATCCAGAAGCGTGACGAGACCGACGATCAGATCACGATCGACGCGGCCCACGCCATCCAGAAGCACGGTGTCGGCGTCAAGTGCGCGACCATCACCCCCGACGAGGCTCGCGTCGAGGAGTTCGGCCTGAAGAAGATGTGGGCCTCGCCCAACGGCACCATCCGTAACATCCTCGGCGGCACGATCTTCCGTGAGCCGATCATCATCTCCAACATCCCGCGCCTGGTGCCGGGCTGGAACAAGCCCATCATCATCGGCCGCCACGCGTTCGGCGACCAGTACCGCGCCACGAACTTCCGCTTCGAGGGCGAAGGCACCCTCACCATGACCTTCACCCCGAAGGATGGCGGCGACCCGCAGCAGTTCGAGGTCTTCCAGGCGCCCGGTAGTGGTGTGGCCATGGGCATGTACAACCTCGACAAGTCGATCATCGACTTCGCTCGCGCGTCGCTCAACTACGGCCTCGAGCGCAACTACCCGGTCTACCTGTCGACCAAGAACACCATCCTCAAGGCCTACGACGGCCGGTTCAAGGACATCTTCCAGGAGATCTTCGACACCGAGTTCAAGGACCGCTTCGAGGCAGCCGGCCTCACCTACGAGCACCGTCTGATCGACGACATGGTCGCCTCCGCCATGAAGTGGGAGGGCGGCTACGTCTGGGCCTGCAAGAACTACGACGGCGACGTGCAGTCCGACACCGTTGCGCAGGGCTTCGGCTCGCTCGGCCTGATGACCAGCGTGCTCTCCACCCCCGACGGCAGCGTCGTCGAGGCCGAGGCCGCGCACGGAACCGTCACCCGGCACTACCGCCAGCACCAGCAGGGCAAGCCCACCTCGACCAACCCGATCGCGTCGATCTACGCCTGGACCCGGGGCCTGTCGCACCGCGCCAAGCTCGATGAGAACCCGGCGCTGGCCGAGTTCGCGCACACCCTCGAGGACGTTGTCGTGAAGACCGTCGAGAGCGGCAAGATGACCAAGGACCTCGCCCTGCTCGTGGGCCCGGACCAGGGCTACCTCACCACCGAGGAATTCCTCGCCGCGATCAGCGACAACCTGCAGACCCGCCTGGCGTAA
- a CDS encoding GNAT family N-acetyltransferase → MPELRLEELSARNIVAANNLSLKPGQEQFIAPVSYSVAASVINPNTAWQRVVLLDGEVAGFIHGNFDPESAQEEFRACIWRINVDAEAQGMGVGKFAAEALAEEARHRGFDRITVIWEPGEEGPEAFFHRIGFVDIGETAFGEVIGALTL, encoded by the coding sequence ATGCCTGAACTCCGACTGGAAGAACTGTCCGCACGCAACATCGTCGCGGCCAACAACCTGAGCCTCAAGCCCGGTCAGGAGCAATTCATCGCACCCGTCTCTTACTCGGTGGCGGCATCGGTGATCAACCCGAACACGGCGTGGCAACGTGTGGTGCTGCTCGACGGCGAGGTCGCCGGCTTCATCCACGGCAACTTCGACCCCGAATCGGCCCAGGAAGAATTCCGCGCCTGCATCTGGCGCATCAACGTCGACGCGGAAGCGCAGGGCATGGGCGTGGGCAAGTTCGCCGCCGAAGCCCTCGCCGAAGAAGCCCGCCACCGCGGTTTCGACCGCATCACGGTCATCTGGGAGCCCGGCGAGGAGGGCCCGGAGGCCTTTTTCCACCGCATCGGCTTCGTCGACATCGGCGAGACCGCGTTCGGCGAGGTCATCGGCGCCCTCACGCTCTAG
- a CDS encoding MGMT family protein, whose protein sequence is MHLNPATPFVAAVLEIVDSIPPGHVMTYGDVAATLGSRAARVVGQTMAQFGADAPWWRVIRAGGHPPVGHEDRALEHYRAENTPLVTTTAPDAGYRVDLSRARWRP, encoded by the coding sequence GTGCACCTGAATCCGGCCACCCCGTTCGTGGCGGCCGTGCTCGAGATCGTGGACTCCATCCCGCCCGGCCACGTGATGACCTACGGCGACGTGGCCGCCACCCTCGGTTCCCGCGCCGCCCGCGTGGTGGGCCAGACGATGGCCCAGTTCGGGGCGGATGCGCCGTGGTGGCGGGTGATCCGCGCTGGTGGGCATCCGCCGGTCGGGCACGAGGACCGGGCGTTGGAGCACTACCGGGCCGAGAACACGCCGTTGGTCACGACGACCGCGCCGGATGCCGGCTACCGGGTGGATCTCAGCCGAGCGCGCTGGCGCCCCTGA
- a CDS encoding NAD(P)/FAD-dependent oxidoreductase, translating into MHSVTIVGAGVVGHASAAALRAHGYTGALTIVGGERHRPYDRPPLGRGFLTGETTIGELALEAPSEDLGAEWQLGVPAVALDAAAHRVTLANGRTLESDAVVIATGSAARRFDPMPRGVHTLRTVEDALALREELLPGARMIVVGSGIVGLEVASTARDLGLQVTVLGSTTDALCTTFGGIVADAVYRLHSRRGITVRTDLRVAELIGPGWVSGVRLTTGEEIGADVVLLDIGSVPLAGWLGEAGLDLRGGVVCDEAGATAVPGIVAVGDCAAWFDPATGLHRRIPHWSDTRDRPGIAMAALLGVDPAAALAPARVTSEQGGAQVQFAGRLRGGEDVTVEAGSPSTGDLVAVYRRGSVPVAVLGIDQPQLVADWQARLEPAPVEPVRGASALG; encoded by the coding sequence ATGCACTCAGTCACCATCGTGGGCGCGGGGGTGGTGGGGCATGCCAGCGCGGCCGCCCTGCGCGCCCACGGCTACACCGGAGCGCTCACGATCGTCGGCGGGGAACGCCACCGCCCCTATGACCGGCCGCCGCTCGGTCGTGGCTTCCTCACCGGGGAGACCACCATCGGCGAGCTGGCCCTCGAGGCCCCCTCGGAGGATCTCGGCGCCGAGTGGCAGCTGGGCGTGCCCGCGGTGGCCCTGGACGCGGCCGCGCACCGGGTGACCCTCGCTAACGGCCGCACCCTCGAATCGGATGCCGTCGTGATCGCCACGGGGTCCGCCGCGCGCCGCTTCGACCCGATGCCGCGCGGGGTGCACACCCTCCGCACCGTCGAAGACGCCCTCGCGCTCCGCGAAGAGCTGCTGCCCGGCGCCCGCATGATCGTCGTCGGCTCCGGCATCGTCGGCCTCGAGGTGGCGTCGACAGCGCGCGATCTGGGCTTGCAGGTCACGGTGCTCGGCAGCACCACGGATGCGCTCTGCACCACATTCGGCGGAATCGTCGCCGACGCCGTGTACCGGCTGCACTCCCGCCGGGGCATCACCGTGCGCACCGACCTGCGGGTCGCTGAGCTGATCGGACCCGGCTGGGTGTCGGGTGTGCGGCTGACCACGGGGGAGGAGATCGGCGCCGATGTGGTGCTGCTCGACATCGGCTCCGTGCCGCTCGCGGGCTGGCTGGGCGAGGCCGGACTCGACTTGCGCGGCGGCGTGGTCTGCGACGAGGCGGGTGCCACCGCGGTGCCCGGCATCGTGGCCGTGGGCGACTGTGCGGCCTGGTTCGACCCGGCCACCGGGCTGCACCGGCGCATCCCGCACTGGAGCGACACCCGCGACCGGCCGGGCATCGCCATGGCCGCGCTGCTCGGGGTCGACCCGGCCGCCGCGCTGGCGCCTGCGCGGGTGACGTCGGAGCAGGGCGGCGCGCAGGTGCAGTTCGCTGGCCGGCTGCGCGGCGGCGAAGACGTCACCGTCGAGGCGGGCAGCCCGTCCACGGGCGACCTGGTCGCGGTCTACCGGCGCGGCTCGGTGCCGGTCGCGGTACTCGGCATCGACCAACCGCAGCTCGTCGCCGACTGGCAAGCCCGCCTGGAGCCGGCCCCCGTCGAACCGGTCAGGGGCGCCAGCGCGCTCGGCTGA
- a CDS encoding cupin domain-containing protein produces the protein MNAADDHAPDAPQSHAADARQSPTPNPPRGESPPSGAEPADPVISNPEHYRVLFENDRVRVLEYRDDPGTTTTPHGHPDSVMVTLSGFHRRLASGDRVFDTVLDAGEARWLPAQTHSGENTGSTPTHAIFVELKGDPLAGPTGAPPLGPS, from the coding sequence ATGAATGCGGCCGACGATCACGCCCCGGATGCCCCGCAGAGCCACGCCGCGGACGCGCGACAAAGCCCGACCCCGAACCCACCGCGGGGAGAGTCACCCCCGTCCGGCGCGGAACCGGCCGACCCGGTGATCTCCAACCCGGAGCACTACCGGGTGCTGTTCGAGAACGACCGGGTGCGGGTGCTCGAGTACCGCGACGACCCGGGTACGACGACCACGCCGCACGGGCATCCGGACAGCGTCATGGTCACCCTGAGCGGCTTTCACCGCCGGCTCGCGAGCGGTGACCGGGTCTTCGACACGGTGCTGGATGCCGGCGAGGCACGTTGGCTGCCCGCTCAGACCCACTCGGGCGAGAACACCGGCTCAACACCCACCCACGCGATCTTCGTCGAGCTGAAGGGCGACCCCCTCGCCGGCCCCACCGGCGCCCCTCCCCTGGGCCCGTCCTAG